A single Klebsiella variicola DNA region contains:
- a CDS encoding zinc ribbon-containing protein: protein MNKVAQYYRELVSSLSERLRHGERDIDALVTQAREKIARAGDLTQSEIESVIAAVKRDLEEFARSYEESHEDESDSVFMRVIKESLWQELADITDKTQLEWREVFQDLNHHGVYHSGEVVGLGNLVCEKCHYHLAVYTPDVLPRCPKCGHDQFQRRPFEP from the coding sequence ATGAACAAGGTTGCTCAATATTACCGTGAACTGGTCTCCTCGCTCAGCGAACGGCTCCGCCATGGAGAGCGCGATATCGACGCGCTGGTGACACAGGCGCGGGAAAAAATCGCCCGCGCCGGCGATCTCACGCAGAGCGAGATCGAGTCGGTGATTGCGGCAGTAAAACGCGATCTCGAGGAGTTTGCCCGCAGCTACGAAGAGAGTCATGAAGACGAGAGCGACAGCGTGTTTATGCGGGTGATCAAAGAGAGCCTGTGGCAGGAACTGGCTGATATCACCGACAAAACGCAGCTCGAGTGGCGCGAAGTCTTTCAGGATCTGAATCACCACGGCGTGTACCACAGCGGTGAGGTGGTCGGCCTGGGCAATCTGGTCTGCGAGAAGTGTCACTATCACCTGGCAGTGTATACCCCGGACGTGCTGCCGCGCTGTCCGAAGTGTGGCCACGATCAGTTCCAGCGTCGGCCCTTCGAACCCTAA